Proteins from one Arsenophonus apicola genomic window:
- a CDS encoding SDR family oxidoreductase, producing the protein MKKVAIIGLGWLGLPLALELMRSGMEVVGSKTTPDGVNAARMSGIDCYQLLLTPDIKCEAEDLVQLMNATDVLVIMLPANKTAEGGIGYLKAVQLLVDTALSYAIPRIIFTSSTSVYGAQSGTLNEDAELYPNTEVGKTLVEVENWLHQLPNISVDILRLAGLVGEARHAGRFLACQTALTGGNEPVNLIHQDDIITAIKLLILRPEGGNIYNLCAPEHPIRSSYYTAASQQLALQPPEFISESTPIAGKIIDGSRICRELGFEYNYPDPGNMPMSL; encoded by the coding sequence ATGAAAAAGGTCGCTATCATTGGATTAGGCTGGTTAGGATTACCCTTAGCACTTGAGTTAATGCGGTCAGGAATGGAAGTGGTTGGTAGTAAAACCACGCCAGATGGTGTAAATGCAGCCAGAATGTCAGGTATTGATTGTTACCAATTACTGCTAACGCCAGATATTAAGTGTGAGGCCGAAGATCTGGTGCAGTTAATGAATGCTACCGATGTGTTGGTTATTATGTTACCAGCCAATAAAACAGCAGAAGGTGGTATCGGTTATTTGAAGGCGGTACAACTTTTAGTTGATACTGCCCTTTCCTACGCTATACCGCGTATTATTTTTACCAGTTCAACCTCAGTGTATGGAGCACAAAGTGGAACTTTAAATGAAGATGCTGAGTTATATCCTAATACCGAAGTAGGTAAAACGCTGGTCGAGGTAGAAAATTGGCTACATCAATTGCCAAATATATCAGTAGATATTCTTAGGTTAGCGGGTTTAGTGGGTGAAGCTCGACATGCAGGACGGTTTTTAGCGTGCCAAACAGCATTAACAGGAGGAAATGAGCCGGTTAATCTTATTCACCAAGATGATATTATTACTGCAATAAAGTTATTAATATTGCGGCCAGAAGGTGGCAATATTTATAATTTATGCGCACCTGAACATCCAATTAGATCATCTTATTATACAGCGGCATCACAACAGCTAGCCTTGCAACCGCCAGAATTTATTTCTGAATCAACACCTATCGCTGGAAAAATTATTGATGGTAGCCGTATCTGTAGGGAGCTTGGATTCGAATATAACTATCCTGATCCTGGCAATATGCCAATGAGTCTATAA